In Archocentrus centrarchus isolate MPI-CPG fArcCen1 chromosome 21, fArcCen1, whole genome shotgun sequence, the following are encoded in one genomic region:
- the chpfa gene encoding chondroitin sulfate synthase 2, whose protein sequence is MRFSLLISVLRSVGPVIIGISLGFTLSLLSVSWSEDACSPDGKEGQDVSLGQDGLLKGARKPNSISAVNDVESEEDFEPRIVPYKQVQPSAPKKVFRAKYISTELGMRERLFVGVLTSKNTINTLGVAVNRTISHHLDTVIFFTGSRSRKVPHGMFVVSHGDERLIWNMFQTIKYILEHYINEYDWFYFVQDDTYTEADRIKVLVEHLSMDRELYMGKPEEFIGGEMEGRYCYGGFGYLLSRSLLLRLQSFLENCRNDILSARPDEWLGRCIIDYTSINCVGDYEGLHYHHYELAKNSDPSKEYSEQFKNALTVHPVSDPEQMYRLHRYFTEIELQKTYDEIAKLQAEIKNVSVVAFEGNRSAQWPVGINPPFEPKSRFEVLKWEYFTEEEIYSCIDGSPKCELRGIDRVDVVDVIDTAIGELNKKYMPTLHLKKQQLINGYRRFDPIRGMEYILDLQLEVVNQKGHSRSITKRVHLVRPLSQIEIIPMPYVTEATRVHIIIPLTLQDRTYVDHFLEVFASNAFETSENAVLTFLFIYDPVEAQQVSQNDIFASVKSQINVYERKYPTVKIPWISVKTETPSQIKFMDIISKKHPVDTLFFLAEVHTNINSEFLNRCRMNAINNWQVFFPIHFQEYNPDVAYHNQPHPATADLVKDAGHFDRRSFEEACFYNSDYMTTRSRMVADVQENEEILESLDIYEMFVKYSGLHVFRAIEPALRQLYHYEACNPRLSEDIYHRCVQGNLESLGSRSQLAMLLFEQEQGNST, encoded by the exons ATGAGATTTTCGCTGTTAATTTCTGTCCTGCGGTCGGTTGGCCCCGTGATCATCGGTATTTCTTTAGGCTTTACGTTGAGTTTACTGAGTGTAAGCTGGTCGGAAGACGCGTGTTCTCCTGACGGTAAGGAAGGGCAGGATGTTTCTTTAGGTCAGGATGGACTGCTCAAAGGAGCCAGAAAGCCCAACTCTATTTCTGCTGTCAACGATGTGGAGTCCGAAGAGGATTTTGAACCAAGAATAGTCCCATACAAACAGGTCCAACCGAGCGCCCCCAAAAAAGTTTTCAG GGCTAAATACATAAGCACAGAGTTGGGGATGCGGGAGCGTCTGTTTGTCGGGGTCCTGACCTCCAAAAACACCATTAACACCTTAGGTGTAGCTGTGAATCGCACCATCAGCCATCATCTGGACACTGTGATCTTCTTCACTGGATCGCGCAGCCGCAAAGTCCCTCACGGCATGTTTGTGGTTTCTCATGGAGACGAGAGACTGATCTGGAACATGTTCCAGACcatcaaatacattttagaGCATTACATCAATGAATACGACTGGTTCTACTTTGTCCAAGATGATACTTACACTGAAGCCGACAGGATCAAAGTCCTGGTGGAGCATTTGAGTATGGATCGAGAACTTTACATGGGCAAGCCGGAGGAGTTCATAGGAGGGGAGATGGAAGGGAGGTACTGCTACGGAGGGTTTGGGTACCTCCTGTCACGTAGCTTGCTCCTACGACTCCAGTCCTTCCTGGAAAACTGTAGGAATGATATCCTGAGCGCCAGACCCGATGAGTGGCTTGGAAGATGCATCATTGATTACACCAGCATAAACTGCGTTGGTGACTATGAG GGACTTCACTACCACCATTATGAGCTGGCAAAAAACTCCGATCCAAGCAAAGAATACAGCGAACAGTTTAAGAACGCCCTGACCGTCCATCCAGTGTCTGACCCTGAGCAGATGTACCGCCTGCACAGATACTTCACTGAGATTGAACTCCAGAAGACTTATGATGAGATTGCTAAGCTGCAG GCAGAAATAAAGAATGTGAGTGTGGTTGCTTTTGAGGGCAACCGAAGCGCCCAGTGGCCGGTGGGGATCAATCCTCCTTTTGAACCAAAGTCTCGGTTTGAAGTTCTGAAGTGGGAATACTTTACAGAGGAGGAGATTTATTCGTGCATCGATGGCTCTCCAAAGTGTGAGCTGCGTGGCATTGACCGTGTGGATGTGGTGGATGTCATTGACACAGCCATAGGAGAGCTGAACAAGAAGTACATGCCCACCTTACACttgaagaagcagcagctgatTAATGGCTATAGACGCTTTGACCCCATTAGGGGGATGGAGTACATCTTAGACCTTCAGCTGGAGGTTGTTAATCAGAAAGGTCACAGCCGCTCCATCACAAAGCGGGTTCATCTGGTGCGACCTTTGAGCCAGATAGAGATCATTCCCATGCCATATGTCACTGAAGCTACAAGGGTCCACATTATTATACCGCTTACCCTGCAGGATCGGACCTATGTCGACCACTTCCTCGAAGTCTTTGCCTCAAATGCCTTTGAGACCAGCGAAAATGCAGTCCTAACGTTCTTGTTTATATATGACCCAGTGGAGGCACAGCAAGTTAGCCAGAATGATATATTTGCCAGTGTGAAGTCTCAGATAAATGTCTATGAACGCAAATACCCCACAGTGAAAATCCCGTGGATCAGTGTTAAGACGGAAACGCCATCCCAGATTAAATTCATGGACATCATCTCAAAGAAGCACCCTGTCGACACGCTCTTCTTCCTGGCCGAAGTCCACACGAACATCAATTCAGAGTTTCTGAACCGCTGTCGCATGAATGCCATAAACAATTGGCAGGTATTCTTCCCCATTCATTTCCAGGAGTACAACCCCGATGTAGCCTATCACAACCAGCCACATCCAGCCACAGCTGATCTGGTCAAGGACGCAGGCCATTTTGACCGCAGGTCGTTTGAAGAAGCATGCTTTTACAACTCGGACTACATGACGACGCGTAGTCGAATGGTGGCGGATGTCCAGGAAAATGAGGAGATTCTAGAGAGCCTGGATATCtatgaaatgtttgtaaagTATTCAGGTCTCCATGTATTCAGAGCAATAGAGCCAGCATTACGCCAGCTATACCATTATGAAGCCTGCAACCCAAGACTCAGTGAGGACATCTATCACAGATGTGTTCAGGGCAACTTGGAGAGTCTCGGTTCTCGCTCCCAACTCGCCATGCTACTTTTTGAGCAGGAACAAGGAAACAGCACTTGA